Proteins encoded by one window of Pseudomonas tructae:
- a CDS encoding phage tail fiber protein yields MPWYRQGTVAITTGQNTVTGSNTSFSLNARVGDAFQGPDGRWYEVANIASAAVLGILPAYQGATVSGGVYGLAPMQGYVKEAVDRLRQIVDQWGSTLASLGAVATENVVPVLKGGTGATTPAAARGALGLGAAATRAVGTAGGNLLEVGALGVGGASVVDGNANSARQSGFYGFNSNVNTPVTAFNMLSSDWGVDNRWQTQFGIAVSSNRAFFRSIMKDQSVASAWAELYHTGNTTRGSGGALSAASPIVRIANVSDSERRDLQEQTFQGAGAWGVANDEARGVQVERLALGEYRIAGSLGLAVEGWRTQDPCSPDGGRPLGITESEQSDDGAVTVRLFKQRWTLTDDGELLLSKGVPLDVPLNSWIDVRLDMPPPTPPAIPRTEP; encoded by the coding sequence ATGCCGTGGTACAGACAGGGCACGGTCGCGATCACGACCGGCCAGAATACAGTGACCGGCTCGAACACTAGCTTCTCTCTGAATGCCCGGGTGGGCGATGCGTTCCAGGGACCTGACGGGCGCTGGTACGAGGTGGCCAACATTGCCAGTGCTGCGGTGCTGGGCATCCTCCCGGCGTATCAGGGGGCGACCGTCTCTGGCGGTGTGTACGGCCTGGCCCCCATGCAGGGCTATGTCAAAGAGGCAGTGGACCGCCTGCGGCAGATTGTTGACCAGTGGGGGAGCACACTTGCGAGCCTCGGCGCTGTGGCAACCGAGAATGTCGTGCCCGTCCTGAAGGGTGGTACCGGTGCTACAACGCCGGCTGCGGCACGTGGCGCTCTGGGATTGGGAGCGGCCGCCACGCGAGCAGTGGGGACCGCTGGCGGCAACCTGCTGGAGGTGGGCGCGCTCGGCGTCGGCGGAGCCTCTGTTGTGGATGGCAACGCCAACTCCGCCAGGCAGTCGGGGTTCTACGGCTTCAACTCCAACGTCAACACCCCGGTGACCGCATTCAACATGCTTTCCAGCGACTGGGGTGTCGACAACCGCTGGCAGACTCAGTTCGGTATTGCTGTCAGCTCGAACCGAGCCTTTTTCCGCTCGATCATGAAGGACCAGTCGGTAGCCTCTGCCTGGGCTGAGCTATACCACACCGGCAACACAACCCGCGGCTCCGGTGGCGCGCTGTCTGCGGCGTCGCCGATTGTGCGCATCGCGAACGTATCCGACAGCGAGCGCCGCGACCTGCAGGAGCAAACCTTCCAGGGTGCTGGCGCCTGGGGCGTGGCCAATGACGAGGCCCGCGGCGTTCAGGTTGAGCGTTTGGCGCTGGGTGAGTATCGCATCGCTGGAAGCCTGGGCCTGGCTGTCGAAGGGTGGCGCACACAGGACCCATGCTCACCGGATGGCGGCAGGCCGCTGGGTATCACCGAGAGCGAGCAGAGCGACGATGGCGCCGTTACGGTTCGCCTGTTCAAGCAGCGCTGGACGCTCACCGATGACGGCGAACTGCTGTTGAGCAAGGGTGTGCCTTTGGATGTCCCCCTGAACAGCTGGATCGACGTCCGCCTGGACATGCCGCCGCCGACACCGCCGGCCATTCCAAGAACTGAGCCCTGA